GAGTGAGCTTGCGGTATTTCGGCGGCTCCGTGTGGCTTTTTTCTCCACCGGCGACGAACTACGGCCCCTTGGAAGCGAGCTACGCGCCGGTGAAATCTATGACAGCAACCGTCATACCTTGCTGGCCTTGCTGCGGCGTCTTGGCGTCGAGGCCATCGATCTCGGCCGTCTACCCGACGATCCGGAGCGTATTAGTACCACGTTGCGACAGGCCGGCGAGATCGCCGACGTACTGATCACCAGCGGCGGGGTGTCGGTAGGCGAAGCGGACTACATCGCTGAACTGCTCCAGAGCCTCGGTACCGTCCAGTTCTGGAAAATGAACATGAAACCGGGGCGCCCTCTGGCTTTTGGACGCATCGGTACGGCGGATTTTTTTGGCTTACCTGGCAATCCAGTCTCCACCATTGTGACCTTCTATCAATTTGTCGCCCCGGCACTGCGCAAACGCATGGGGCGCCGCGCACCCTGGACGCTGCCGCGCCTACGCCTCCCGTGTGCGACGGCACTGCGAAAGAAACCGGGGCGCACCGACTTCCAGCGTGGTCGCTTGGTCCACGGTCCCGAGGGATTGCAAGTGACCACGGTCAAGACGCAATCCTCCCACATTCTTACCGGCATGGCAGAGGCAGAGTGCTTCCTGATTCTTCCTGCTGAGGCAGGGGATCTCCCTGCTGGCTCCATCGTCGAGGTACAGCTCCTCGAAGGCATGGTCTGAGCTAGTCCAGACCGTGGCGCACCTTGTACGGTGTGGAATGCGACCAGTGATGCAGAAAATTTTGTGCATATAAGGCGTTGAGCTGCGGATTTCCTCGGAGCACCAGGAGATTCTCGGCGTTGGCCTGTTCCGCTGCCTTGGTAAAGTTGAAGCTGCCCGTGATAACCGTGGCATCATCGATGATCATGACCTTGTTATGAGCAATGGCATGCTGATCATCGATGCGCAGATTCACCCCCTGATTGGCAAAGAAATCAGCGGCAGAATACTTTTGGCTCCGCTGACTCTTGTCCAGCAAGACGCGCAGTTCAACGCCACGCTTCTGCGCCGCTATTGCTGCTTTCGCGATGGGCGCGCTGGTGAAACTGTAGGCCTGTATCCAGAGACGATGCTGCGCCTCGCTCATCGCGCGGATTACGGTATCTGTTGCACCGGCGGGCGGCGAGAAAGCGACTTCGATAGTGCCTTGCGCCGGAATCTTCACCGGCGAGGCTGGCAGGGACGCCCATGCTTCCTGCCATTGCCCCGATGCCTGCTGCAGACCCGACTGCAATTCTGCCGGCGCCAATACCGCGAGCGCAGCGGTGCTGAGCCCCAATACCACAAAGCCGATCCCGATATGGCGCCATGGATTTCCCCGCATTTGCTCCCCCCCTCTTTTCCCGCCATTTTCCCGATTGCGACGCGCTTGCACAATGGGGGTGCTTTTCATAGCCTCTCCATAATAGACAAAGATCCTGGGAGGTCTTCGTGACCAGTATCGTCCTCTTTCGCAACGACTTACGTATTGACGACCACCCTGCTTTTGCTCATGCCGCAGCGCGCGGTCCGGTACTCCCGGTTTTCCTGAGCGACCCCCGGGATGAACGGGGCGCTGCCTATCAATGGTGGCAGCGGCAAAGCCTGCGCAGCCTCGAAAATGCCCTCACCACACTGGGTTTGCCACTGGTCTATCGCCGCGGCCCGACCCTCGAGCTCGTCGCGGAACTCGTGGCGCAGACTGCTGCGGACTCGGTTCTCTGGAATCGACGCTACGCGTGGGAACAACGCGAAACCGATACAGCAATGAAGTCTCACCTTCGCGCCAAAGGCATCACCGTTGAGTCCTTCCCCGGAGATACCCTTAGCGAACCGTGGGACCTCCTGCGCGATGGTGCGCCTTATAAGGTCTTTAGTCCTTTCTGGAAGCGCTTTCTACGCGACATCACGGTACCGACACCGTACCCCCGCCCTCAGCGCCCACAGACGCCTTCCCACATACCCTCCTCAGAAGACCCTGACAGCTGGGGATGGGAGCCCCACGCGCTCGATTGGGCGCAGAGCCTACGGAGCCATTGGAAGCCGGGAGAGGATGGAGCAACCGAGCGTCTCGAAAATTTTATCACTGATGCGCTTGCAGAATATGCCAGTGGCCGGGATTTTCCCGACAGCGAGAAGGTGTCTCGCTTGTCTCCCTATCTGGCGCATGGAGAAATCAGTCCTCGGCGGATTTGGCAGAGAATGCGAGAGATTGCTGAGGAACGCCCGAATCTACAGAAGGCCGTAGACAAATTTTTGCAAGAGTTGGGATGGCGGGAATTTTCCTGGCACCTGCTCTATCACTTCCCCCACTTACCACACTCGCCCTTGCGTGCGGAATTCATGCACTTTCCCTGGAGCGAGAATGATCAGCTGCTACGCGCGTGGCAGCAGGGAAAGACCGGATATCCCATTGTTGACGCCGGGATGCGTGAGCTCTGGCAGACGGGTTACATGCACAATCGCATCCGCATGATTGCGGGGAGTTTTCTGGTGAAAGATCTGTTGCTGCCTTGGCAACAAGGAGCAGCTTGGTTCTTGGATACCTTGGTGGATGCGGATCCGGCCAACAATAACGCATCCTGGCAATGGGTCGCGGGTTGCGGAACCGACGCGGCACCCTATTTTCGCGTCTTCAACCCGGTGCTGCAGGCGCAGAAGTTTGACGCGGAAGGTCACTACCAGCGACGCTGGCTTCCAGAACTCCAGGGGCTACCTGGCGATCTACTCCCAGAACCGTGGAGTCACCCGGAGCGACTGCAGGCGCTAGGGGTCCGATTGGGGGAAGATTACCCGCGCCCCATCGTCGATCATCATGCGGCCCGAGAGCGGGCGTTAGCAGCGTTTGCAACACTACAGGCAGGGCACTGAAACATGACGTAACAATTGCAGCAACAGCCGTCGGAACTTTCTTTGTTCCCATACCTCTAATCTTTTGCAAGCAGCTGTGATGGTTGCGAGCGCATGTTTCTTCCTCCTTTGGTGGTTTTGGGCGGCCCTTATGGTGCCGCCCTCTTTTTTTTCCGACCGGTCGGAATGTTATTGCGCAGAGATCGAGCAAATGCTAATATTGCCACTCGTAGCCATTTTGGCTGCGAGCGCATGTTTCTTTCCTCCTTTGTGGTTTTGGGGCTTCTGAAGCCCCTTTTTTTGTGTCATCCTGCCCCTATGCAACGGTCTACGGAAACTCTAATGGAGGTCCCGACTCCCAGCAGAGAAATGGTGCGCGCCTACTGGCAAGATTCGGGAGCGGGTCCGATTGGCATCTTCCTCCCCGGTTTCGCCTCTGACCTGCGTGGGAGCAAGTCACAACTGCTTGCCGAACGCGCGCAACAAAGCCAGCGTTCCTGGCTGCGTTTTGACTACCGGGGAATGGGCATCTCCGATGGGGATTTCACTGCACTCACCATCTCACGCTACGTGGAAGACATCGGTGCTATCATTCGTGCCCTACCTTCTCGCTCGCTACTGCTGGTCGGCTCAAGCATGGGCGGTTGGGTTGCAACCCGAGCAGCGCAACTCTGGCCAGATCGTGTCCGCGCGCTCGTGCTGATCGCCCCGGCATTCAATTTCATTCAAGACTATTACGCTGCCTTATCTCCGTCCGCCCAGAGCG
The window above is part of the Acidithiobacillus acidisediminis genome. Proteins encoded here:
- a CDS encoding cryptochrome/photolyase family protein; protein product: MTSIVLFRNDLRIDDHPAFAHAAARGPVLPVFLSDPRDERGAAYQWWQRQSLRSLENALTTLGLPLVYRRGPTLELVAELVAQTAADSVLWNRRYAWEQRETDTAMKSHLRAKGITVESFPGDTLSEPWDLLRDGAPYKVFSPFWKRFLRDITVPTPYPRPQRPQTPSHIPSSEDPDSWGWEPHALDWAQSLRSHWKPGEDGATERLENFITDALAEYASGRDFPDSEKVSRLSPYLAHGEISPRRIWQRMREIAEERPNLQKAVDKFLQELGWREFSWHLLYHFPHLPHSPLRAEFMHFPWSENDQLLRAWQQGKTGYPIVDAGMRELWQTGYMHNRIRMIAGSFLVKDLLLPWQQGAAWFLDTLVDADPANNNASWQWVAGCGTDAAPYFRVFNPVLQAQKFDAEGHYQRRWLPELQGLPGDLLPEPWSHPERLQALGVRLGEDYPRPIVDHHAARERALAAFATLQAGH
- a CDS encoding phospholipase D family protein — translated: MKSTPIVQARRNRENGGKRGGEQMRGNPWRHIGIGFVVLGLSTAALAVLAPAELQSGLQQASGQWQEAWASLPASPVKIPAQGTIEVAFSPPAGATDTVIRAMSEAQHRLWIQAYSFTSAPIAKAAIAAQKRGVELRVLLDKSQRSQKYSAADFFANQGVNLRIDDQHAIAHNKVMIIDDATVITGSFNFTKAAEQANAENLLVLRGNPQLNALYAQNFLHHWSHSTPYKVRHGLD
- a CDS encoding alpha/beta fold hydrolase, with the protein product MEVPTPSREMVRAYWQDSGAGPIGIFLPGFASDLRGSKSQLLAERAQQSQRSWLRFDYRGMGISDGDFTALTISRYVEDIGAIIRALPSRSLLLVGSSMGGWVATRAAQLWPDRVRALVLIAPAFNFIQDYYAALSPSAQSEWQRSGTHAWQLGAHGPVFSLGFSAVEDAARHDLLAAPPRLDIPVTILHGSDDDAVPLQRSFDFACHACASLLAIQTLQGVGHRLQGAEPQLLSAVDSSFLRITHSG
- the moeA gene encoding molybdopterin molybdotransferase MoeA, which produces MAACCDDNEHDPRAKSVDEALQIILDASQPVSDMEWLALDAALDRVLAQDQQASAPIPAWPNSAMDGYAVRSSDGEAARRIVGSAFAGRPFTGSVAVGEAVRIMTGAIVPEDCDTVVPQEQTERDGDNVHLTGQIRSGVNVRHIGEDLAGGEIALPAGTLLRPSQIGVLASLGVSELAVFRRLRVAFFSTGDELRPLGSELRAGEIYDSNRHTLLALLRRLGVEAIDLGRLPDDPERISTTLRQAGEIADVLITSGGVSVGEADYIAELLQSLGTVQFWKMNMKPGRPLAFGRIGTADFFGLPGNPVSTIVTFYQFVAPALRKRMGRRAPWTLPRLRLPCATALRKKPGRTDFQRGRLVHGPEGLQVTTVKTQSSHILTGMAEAECFLILPAEAGDLPAGSIVEVQLLEGMV